CCTTTGTACCAAACACCTTATAGGAAGAATGTTTTAGCACCAATACATCTATACAAGGTTATGCTTAATCTTGATGCAGCGGACTttaaaaacagagaagatctcatagatgattggacatTGGCTATGAGAATCACAGCAagaacacttgatctcaacaaagaATGATCATTAAAATTTTAGAAGTGAGTCTGATGCAATCAGTCAAAATCACATGGGACACGACTTCGGTGAAAACCTGACTCTTATCCGGAGAATCTCTTGGCGAGTTAGCCGGGAGAATGACTAtcctatttaaagcacaatttatagtgGTAGATTGTTTTAACAGTCAAGACACAGAAAAAAATACTCAAGCTCTGTAAAATCTTGAATTATATGATATGTTTAGCtgatgaatatattatgttattcactaaatattgaTGAAATTTAGAAGTCGAAAAAAATATAGCAATACAATTTTTCTTAGCCAAAATGTCAAGTCTCTGGAGAAAAATGCTAATAAAGGAATATATACCTAATAATCCAAATACTCTGACTAGACGAGCctgttttcttaaataaaattgtcaaaatggTGTCATATGACAACAATTTAAAAGAACTACAAATGATTGAGGGGTGTTAATAAGTGTACTCTTTTATGTTATAAATAAAATGATCTTCCAAGATTCATTAGGAGTGAGTCACTAAAAAAATAACTTTAGATATCATCTATATGCTAGAATTGGAAGAAGTGGAGGAAGCTCTTGGGAAAGAATAATATGGTCTAGACAGAAAGTCAGATCTAACAAATATGGACAAAGAAGTGACCCACAAAGGAATAGGATGTCATCCCAACCATCGAACTCATCTTGAAGCACAGGACATACACCAACAAAAAAAACTTTTAAGTCGAGCTCGCACTAGAcctaatgaaagttttaaatattgtaatttctggacatgtggagcaagaggtcatattTCGACCAACTATACAGAAAATGATAGAAAGTGAATAAGACGCTTCAAATCAACTCCAGTTATTGAAGAAGCTTTCTATTACCAAAATCTAGTTCAAGTATAACAGTTTTGAGAATATTCTATCAGACGACAATAAATATGAAGAAGAGGAAGTCTTGAGTCAAGAACGTTATGATGGAGAGTCAGAATAAAAATCCGACTGAAGACGAAGTGTTTCGAAATGAAACACATGAAAATTGCCTTGATTTTTTAGTCAAACAATtatatctcataacatggtcTAACAGATCTTGAAATAAAACCTAgcatacatatatatcaaaGATTCACTGCAGAACAAGTAGAAAAGCtcttaggaagtcttggccAAACAAACAGAAAGCATCACATCATCTCATCTATAATGTTTCTAGAAGCAGAAAGCTTCGCTTACGTATTTGCATCCTTGCATTTATCTAGGTTTGAACATGGATTTATATATGGCTcatatggatcaattaattCTCGGTTATCGACCattctttattatttataatacaagtgatatattataaataattagtaTGTGAGTTATTACTGATATAATAacaagagttgtataaatccgACAAGCATACAAACATACATTATacaagattttaaaattaatgatgagacaaattttaaaataaaatccctcattttggatAAGGTCCAAAATTTAAAGCAAACCCattaaaaagaaattaaaaaaaaagtttaatatTTCATTGCTTTCCATCGACGGTGGTtacatgatgaacgctacccgttgTCAGTGTccgactcatattattggggaagcCTAGACGCCGGAAAGTTGTAACTTCTACTcacatatttgatgtgaactacatAGAACTTCTATGACTTTGGCTTATATTATTGGATAATCTCATGGCGACTGTCCACTAagattcaacattgatgggtagGGTTCGACTCGTGAAAAAGAAGATGATCATATTATTGAGCCCTCCTCAAACGTGAAGCAAAATTACATGAGGgttgcaattgggctctaccttttggaaattatgattgactgatattattctgGATCATGATTTAACAATTGGGTCTTGCGTACTAACTAAGAAAATTGGTTTGCTCGTTTTTATCAAAGgatggtgaaaatgtcaaaatagtgggattcgtaaaaacaaaagttcatattttacgtcttataaaatatttaaaatagtcGACAATGATTATCTGCttcatatttaatatatttacgATTTGGTCAAGTAATATATTTCTACTATTAAAACAAGCTAACCagacataatttatttttcattaatttttttgaatgattgcaaCTATCATGATTGGCTAAGAAAATTTGTTCTGAATTtgaagaaaatgacatacacactaatgtcagtctttTTGAACTGGCGAGGCATGCAAGATAGTTGGACTATAGTATATAAGTTAAAGTGTAATATGTCtgcttctatgtcaaataaACTAtagagacagtttgaggaaataaaTAATGTTGTTGACATTTGAATGCACATGCAAGAGTTGTATGGTGTTGAAACTCGTATAATGATACACAATAATTTGAAGGAGTtcatgactacacgcatgcaagatggAGCTCCGGCCTATGATCATTGTTTACATACGATTGGGCTTATTAAGAAGGTGGTAGGACTATAATTGATGATTTCCAACGAGTTACATGATGACATCATCTTGTTGTCAATCTTTTAATCATTTGACTAGTtcgtggtgaatttcaacattaATAAGAGAGAGGCTACCCTTGAAAAGCTAGTCACATGCTTACAACTTACAAAGCTGCCATAAAGAAGGAAAATATTGTTTTCTTAGTGGGCTTCTCATTAGGGATGAAAATGGTCCATAAGATAAGGGAATGAAACGTTCTGCTCCTTGCAAGAAAAACAAGCCCAATAAGAGGTAAGCTCCAAAAGAAACTTAAAGAGCCCACAAAGCTCGATAATTCAGAACATGTTTGTTTCAATGCAAGAAAAATAACATAGGAAATTATCTGggccaaaaatatttttgcaatgataagtgaatgtccaagtaaacacgatttgaaaaacaaacaaaataaaacgAGATATTCTAAATCAAGCACATTTGTGGCACGCTAGGCTAGGACATATTTcacaaagaaggatgcacaagtaATGGGAGATGCCATGTGTCAGAACGTGTTAATCAAGACTACCTTAAAAAGAATGAGATTCTTTCACAATGAAATCCCCCTACCAAACTCCAGTTAAATGGTGTGTCAGAACGTGTTAATCAAACATTGATGAACATGATTCGATCTATTATGAGATTCACTAAATTACCACCATACCTTCCGAGATTCGCACTTAAAATAACGGCAAAGTGTTGAAccaagtccatacaaaggcagttgacaaaactccatatgagatatggataggAAAGCCACCTGAATAAACTTtcttgagaatatggggatgtcctgcttatgtgaagcaggcagtgggagacaGATTAAATAGTAGAGTCAATCTGTGCTACTTTGTggaatatatattcaaataattctattggatattacttctacGATCCAAATGaaacaaatatatttgtttcaaggaatgcTACCTTATTAGAGAAGGAGCTTCTATTGAATAGAAAAGGGGGATGACAGAACTCGAAGAGATTCGGGAATCACCCACTTCTGAAatagtagaacccacacccTAACAGTCTTTAAAGAAACACAAGCTCCTGGGAGATCTGAAAGGGTCTCAAGGCCATATAAGAGGATGAGCAtgcttcttgaagaaggccaAGATGAGCCATTCCTGGACGTCATCCAAGAAACTTTAAAGAAGCATTAACTGATGTCGATTCATCTAAATGGTTTTAAGCGATGTAGTATGAGATGGGCTCCATGTATTCGAAATTACCGTAATGAGGTAATCTAACTTCATGTTTTTATGAACAAGCAGATGGTTGCATGAACGGGGATAGATCTGATACAATTGCTTATTtcaatatgattttttaaaaaaatcttaacTGCCCTACTAGATGCAGGCCTATTTCTAAAAAATATGGTGTTAAAACTTAAAAGCGCTAGAATTTTGATGTCTTTCGTTTTCTTCTGTGTCTATTCTCTAGAGTTTGCGGACTCTTCGCAAAATGGCCATTTTTGGATTATAATTTGAAAGATGCTCAACCCATGTTTCATTCAGTAGTGAAAAATTCCTTATAATGTGTTGTCCCCAGTGAGAAAGTTCAGTCCACCCGTTCCACCTGAAAATGTGAAATCCCCAAgggggaaaaaaaaagaaaagaaaagaaaagaaaacaggATTGGCAATGTTATAATGCAAGGGAAAATAAGTCTACATGATAGATGATGATATGTAGTGGAAAGTGCTACCTCCAATGCCGAAACCCGATTCTCATATTGAATTTGCTTGGCCGATTGTTAATAATTCGATTGTTATTGTTAGAGGTACCACTAACGGAAAAGTATCCTGTCACCAAAAAGATGACGCTGATTGGCGAAatatttcagtttcagtttgatACGTTGGTATCTTCTCCACACCTTCTAACCACTTTGTCATCACTGATTCCTCATTCTTGTTTATTCTTGATTCATGGGCATATCTAGCATAGATGCAAATTACTCTTGATTGATGGGCATATCTACAATGATGCAACAAGTAATGTTTCTGGTCTTATACTCGGAACTAGTTTTCATATCCTTGTAACAGATTCATTTACTTTGAATCATTGTAACAGAAATGGTCGGTGGTTGGAAAGCTCCCTTTTCGAGTCAAAACCACTCTAGTTGGATTTTGTAATGGAATGCTGTATTTCACATCTGGGCAACGAGAGAGAGGGCCTGAGGATCCAGCGCCACGAAAGGTAATAGGTGAGATGTGGAGAACGAAGCTGATATTGTGAGAGAATTAATTTTGTGGTTGCAATGGGTGCCACAATATCATTAGTTGTACAAGTAGTGGTAGGTAcacttgtttttattttatttattgttttagaAGTCCTATGTAATGGAAAGACAAGTCCAGACCCTGTCGAATAACGACATGAGGCAAGAGTATCCATATGCTTGCTATGTTATATACAATTCTACACATCTTGCTCGTACCATATGCCATCCGGGTCTCTAAAAGCATTCTGAAAAGGGTAAAAGAAGACCGACAACTAAATTCGGCATTTGAATGCATCTTCATATGATCACAAAGCAGTTTAAATGGCATACCATATTACTCCTATTTTGTAACTCCAAGGGAGATTGGAAGCCCAACAAGTACACACTGGCATATACATGCACCTCAATATTTACATAACATTCCCCATTGATTAGTTTTCTTCTGAGCAGTTTTGCGTTTTAAACAGCTGATTCCTTGCATGGAAAGCAATACCGTGACCTCACCAGCCTATTTCTTCTATACATGCGAAATCACGGAGACTAGTGCAGTATAAGCTCCACCAAGAAAAATTCTCCATCGAACCTTAAGCCTGATGAACCAGCAGGCTCAACTGACCCATCAACCATTCCACCATGCACATACAAATAACACCCTGAATTATCAACACAAGCACCATGAAATGACCTACACTTGGGTTTGTGGCCCCCCTTGAATTCAAGCCTTCTCCATGTTTTTCTATGCTGCTGCTGCTTCGTTGTCATCGACTCGATGTCTAAAACCCAAAAGTCATCTTTCCTATGCCTATTTGAATCTTCACCTCCGTAAATAAGAATTCTATGTCCTATTATAAGGTTGGCAGAGTGCCCCACTCGGGGCATTGGCATAGGCACGCTGTTACATAAATCAAATACTAATTGAATCCATCTACCGTCTGAAGAATCAAAGAGCCATACATCATTAAGAACTTCATAACCCGATCCCCTCCCTCCAAATAATATATTCTTTGCGTCATCAATATGAGTTAATGTGTGTCCCGACCGAGATGGAGGACATGGTTGAGACAAAATTTCTCTCCACGTCCCAAAACAGACATCTTCTGTGAGATCCAGAACCCATGTGTCACATAATCTCACACCAGATGGCCCGATGCCTCCATGGATAAGCATCCTTTTATTATCAATACAGCAACCAGCATGAGCACCCCTCGGTGATGGTGGCGGTGTACTCGAACAACTCACATCAAGAAGCCGCCAAGATAATTTAACATTACCAAGTTTTTCTTCAACTGTGACCTGGCCAACCCATGTGTCATTTTGGCGGACACCATGTTGATTGATCCCTCCAAACAAGACAAGATAATTGCCAACTACAACACACGAGTGCCCAAACCTCCCCTCAGGAATGCCCGAACTTGTCTTTTGCCATTTTATTCTTCTCCTCTTCAACTCATCAACTCCTGCATAAGCCGTCCATGTGTCTTCGAGGTGCCTTCCTGAACCATCAAAACAGAGAGCAGCAATGACAAACAAGAAATGAAAGAAATTCAGCAATCAAATTGATTGAAATAACCAGTATTTGGTCAGTTTCCCGGCATCTGCAACAATTAATAGAATGAAATTATCCAATGGACTCGATCTTTATCTTTATTTCATAAAGATAAAGACATTGAGAAACGAAAATACTGCAAATATAGAGTACGATGATGTTTTTCTACCACTATGGTAGATGGTTCTTGGGTCAAATGTTGAATAATAGCTCAATAATACATTTCAAACTAGAAGCTCCTCTTTTATGTAAGCAGAGTAACAAATTCAAGTTATCAAGATGAATGaagtttttgcttttttttCTGCTGAC
The sequence above is a segment of the Primulina tabacum isolate GXHZ01 chromosome 6, ASM2559414v2, whole genome shotgun sequence genome. Coding sequences within it:
- the LOC142549118 gene encoding F-box/kelch-repeat protein At1g51550-like; its protein translation is MKKKRKEGVLFNHHQQMADASVSSSPIARLSQDQLFSILLLLPIQSILCFAATCKRLNLLAYSDALWEFVYRRDWGHPPADAAKLPWKNMYRQVYQLDTVNCHSLLLGNDDEWPCPRPRASHSLNLVSGCFVLFGGGCEGGRHLEDTWTAYAGVDELKRRRIKWQKTSSGIPEGRFGHSCVVVGNYLVLFGGINQHGVRQNDTWVGQVTVEEKLGNVKLSWRLLDVSCSSTPPPSPRGAHAGCCIDNKRMLIHGGIGPSGVRLCDTWVLDLTEDVCFGTWREILSQPCPPSRSGHTLTHIDDAKNILFGGRGSGYEVLNDVWLFDSSDGRWIQLVFDLCNSVPMPMPRVGHSANLIIGHRILIYGGEDSNRHRKDDFWVLDIESMTTKQQQHRKTWRRLEFKGGHKPKCRSFHGACVDNSGCYLYVHGGMVDGSVEPAGSSGLRFDGEFFLVELILH